A genomic stretch from Pagrus major chromosome 3, Pma_NU_1.0 includes:
- the LOC140994066 gene encoding C-type lectin domain family 4 member C-like, protein SANNSQLQSSYEILSKNHRQLEDEVKKLKDKIEGKWCPDGWMKFGCSCYFRSNQKRTWSQSRTDCQSKGADLVVINNKDEHKFVSDLNNMNEESWIGLKTEWSTGSSYEWKWVDGSPLTEM, encoded by the exons TCAGCCAACAACAGTCAGCTGCAGAGCAGTTATGAAATCCTGAGTAAAAATCACAGACAGTTAGAGGATGAagtaaagaagctgaaggaCAAAATTGAAG GGAAGTGGTGTCCTGACGGATGGATGAAATTTGGATGCAGCTGTTATTTTAGATCCAATCAGAAGAGAACGTGGTCTCAGAGCAGAACTGACTGTCAGAGCAAAGGAGCAGATCTGGTGGTCATAAACAACAAAGATgaacat AAATTTGTCAGTGACCTGAACAACATGAATGAAGAGTCCTGGATTGGTCTAAAGACAGAATGGTCAACAGGAAGTAGTTATGAATGGAAGTGGGTGGACGGATCACCGCTGACAGAAATGtga
- the LOC140994100 gene encoding C-type lectin domain family 12 member A-like: MSTDIYAIPDLSKKVRYNRKEEGDREEWQENEVEIYESADDIGIHHFQSHDGGPHNEKQPPAVQRKLFIAAVFCLGGLCFLMLTAIILLSRYYISVTLEQDQLQTRYDTLSNNYTQLQETVSDMTVNNSQLQDEVKKLKDKIKGKWCPDGWMRFGCSCYFKSNQKRTWYDSRTDCQKKGADLVVINNKDENKFVIDLNNMYGESWIGLKTEWSTGSSYEWKWVDGSPLTEIVRAPGLQHASSDYYAAFCNQQGQWTRSYYGNTKRYICEKSVSCIL; this comes from the exons ATGTCCACAGATATTTATGCCATACCGGATTTATCCAAGAAGGTCAGATACaacagaaaggaggagggagacagagaggagtggCAGGAAAATGAGGTGGAAATCTATGAGAGTGCAGACGATATTGGAATACATCATTTTCAGTCACATGATGGAG GACCGCACAATGAGAAACAACCTCCAGCCGTCCAAAGAAAGCTGTTcattgctgctgttttctgtcttggAGGGCTGTGCTTTCTGATGCTGACTGCAATCATCCTCCTATCCAGATACT ATATTTCAGTCACTTTGGAACAAGACCAGCTGCAGACCAGATACGACACCCTGAGCAACAACTACACCCAACTCCAGGAAACAGTTTCAG ACATGACAGTCAACAACAGTCAGTTACAGGATGAagtaaagaagctgaaggaCAAAATTAAAG GGAAGTGGTGTCCTGACGGATGGATGAGATTTGGATGCAGCTGTTACTTTAAATCCAATCAGAAGAGAACGTGGTATGACAGCAGAACTGACTGTCAGAAAAAAGGAGCAGATCTGGTGGTCATAAAcaacaaagatgaaaat AAATTTGTCATTGACCTGAACAACATGTATGGAGAGTCCTGGATTGGTCTAAAGACAGAATGGTCAACAGGAAGTAGTTATGAATGGAAGTGGGTGGACGGATCACCACTGACAGAAAT CGTCCGGGCACCAGGACTACAACATGCTTCATCAGACTACTACGCAGCATTCTGCAATCAACAAGGACAATGGACACGAAGCTATTATGGAAATACTAAGCGCTATATCTGTGAGAAAAGTGTTTCTTGCATTCTATGA